From the genome of Triticum aestivum cultivar Chinese Spring chromosome 3B, IWGSC CS RefSeq v2.1, whole genome shotgun sequence, one region includes:
- the LOC123066840 gene encoding uncharacterized protein, with product MVRSERHGLGDYGAYLCELNEREEDRRNGVVRKTALESALDWVEHHKPAAAGGLCAAGVWYNLFSRPGIKPGQVILRACRRCAPYAALALAGAGLSAYYKSESGLRAYHQYTKRYVSSDVSSPKK from the exons ATGGTGCGCAGCGAACGGCACGGCCTGGGTGACTACGGGGCGTACCTCTGTGAACTAAACGAACGTGAGGAAGACCGAAGAAACGGGGTGGTGAGGAAGACGGCGCTCGAGTCGGCGCTGGATTGGGTCGAGCACCACAAGCCCGCCGCCGCCG GGGGCCTGTGCGCGGCGGGCGTCTGGTACAATTTGTTTTCGAGGCCTGGCATCAAGCCCGGTCAAGTAATCCTCCGCGCCTGCAG GAGATGTGCTCCCTACGCAGCGCTTGCATTAGCTGGGGCTGGCCTTTCCGCATATTACAAGTCGGAATCAGGGTTAAGAGCTTACCACCAGTACACAAAGCGATATGTCTCCTCAGATGTCAGTTCTCCCAAGAAGTAG
- the LOC123068009 gene encoding receptor-like protein 7, with amino-acid sequence MAHATHLLPLFILIQLYSLATFSHGHGHGNTAASSFCHPDQAAALLQLKQSFIFDYSTTILPSWQTGTGTDCCLWEGVGCDDGGHVSVLDLSARGLYSNGCHPAIFNLTSLRYLDLSMNDFGGTRIPAAGFERLSRLTHLNLSHSGFYGQIPVAIGKLTSLISLDLSTRHGVDISYTTTSYYTLLGGYDYLLLQEPSFEILVANLTNMRELYLDGVDITASAEEWCVVLGKAVPHLEVLSMVRCGLRGSIHSSMSSLRSLTVINLEGNDISGVVPEFFSDFLNLSVLQLKYNSFSGWFPLTIFQLKNIRVLDVSRNRQLTGHLPEFPNGSSFETLNLLSTNFSGMKMTSFSNILYLREIGFDARSIFVEPADLMFKKLNSLQHLQLSFAQFSGELRPFFLWISSLKNLTSLGLSFSYFSSFKIMPNMIGNLTNLSTLEITFGFTGQIPPSIGNLNKLTSLTISDCGFSGAIPSSIGNLTKLRSLDIRWSGLSGQIATDIGHLSQIILLTLTGCRFSGKIPIAVANLTQLIYVDLSKNDFRGEIPTSLFASPAMLSLDLASNQLSGPIKEFGGLKDLVSLDLSSNNLTSLVHLSSLWKLRKLVHLVLSNNRLSVLDGEGSKPMVPLLPKLVILGLASCNMTRIPRLLMHVNHIKMLDLSSNNIHGTIPKWIWQRWDDSLTSLNLSHNIFTYMQLTSYVLPYNHLVSLDLSSNRLQGQIPMPNLLTTTNFYPQFLDYSNNRFSSVMSNFTAYLRRTGYLKLSRNDISGHIPHSVCDLSNLEVLDLSYNNFSGIIPSCLVKESNLCVLNLRENHLEGTLPYHVSKHCNLKTIDLHGNKIQGQLPRSLSNCAALEVLDIGNNHMVDTFPSWLGRLSDLRIIVLGSNLFYGSLTYPTRDRKSREYFPKLQIIDIASNNFSGNLDPQWFERFASMMAKFNDTGHILRHRTYYRDYHNTVAITYKGQYATFEEVFTTLTAIDFSNNALEGDIPESVGSLVSLHILNMSHNAFTGRIPPQIGEMRQLESLDLSWNRLSGNIPQELTNLTFLGTLNLCGNRLDGRIPQSRQFATFENTSYEGNAGLCGPPLSKPCGNSSNPNEAQVSISKDHVDIILFLFVGVGFGVGFTAGILLKWGKIGKWFRIV; translated from the exons ATGGCTCATGCTACTCACCTACTTCCTTTATTCATACTGATACAACTATACTCGCTAGCCACATTTTctcatggccatggccatggtaATACAGCAGCTTCTTCTTTCTGTCATCCAGACCAGGCTGCGGCACTTCTCCAGTTAAAGCAGTCATTCATCTTCGACTACTCCACCACTATACTGCCATCATGGCAGACTGGCACCGGCACGGATTGTTGCCTCTGGGAGGGTGTCGGCTGTGATGATGGCGGCCATGTCAGTGTTCTCGACCTCAGTGCTCGTGGCCTCTACAGCAATGGATGCCATCCTGCAATCTTCAACCTCACCTCCCTGCGATACCTCGACCTTAGCATGAATGACTTTGGTGGAACTCGCATTCCGGCAGCTGGCTTCGAGAGGCTATCCAGGCTCACCCATCTCAACCTTTCTCACTCAGGCTTCTATGGTCAGATTCCGGTCGCCATCGGGAAGCTCACAAGCCTCATATCATTGGACCTATCTACAAGACATGGTGTTGATATTTCCTATACAACCACGAGTTACTATACTCTCTTGGGTGGGTATGACTACCTGCTGCTACAAGAGCCCAGCTTTGAGATCTTAGTGGCAAACCTCACCAATATGAGGGAACTCTACCTTGATGGAGTGGACATAACTGCTAGCGCAGAAGAGTGGTGCGTTGTTCTAGGTAAAGCTGTCCCCCATCTTGAGGTTCTTAGCATGGTACGTTGCGGTCTTCGTGGTTCAATTCACTCCTCCATGTCAAGTCTTCGATCCCTTACAGTAATCAACCTCGAGGGTAATGATATTTCTGGTGTGGTTCCTGAATTCTTCTCAGACTTTCTCAATTTAAGTGTTCTTCAGCTGAAGTATAACAGTTTCAGTGGCTGGTTTCCTCTGACAATCTTTCAACTCAAGAATATAAGAGTGCTTGATGTGTCTCGCAACCGTCAACTCACAGGACATTTACCAGAATTTCCAAATGGGTCTTCTTTCGAGACTTTGAACCTACTGTCTACTAATTTCTCTGGTATGAAGATGACCTCATTTAGCAACATCTTATATCTGAGGGAGATAGGTTTTGATGCAAGGTCAATTTTTGTGGAGCCTGCAGATTTAATGTTCAAAAAGCTCAACTCTTTGCAACACTTGCAGCTCTCTTTTGCACAATTTTCAGGGGAATTAAGGCCATTTTTCTTGTGGATTAGTAGCCTTAAGAACTTGACAAGCTTAGGGCTCTCAT TCTCCTATTTCTCTTCATTCAAGATAATGCCAAACATGATTGGCAACCTCACCAACTTGTCAACTTTGGAAATAACTTTTGGCTTCACTGGGCAAATACCACCATCAATTGGCAACCTCAACAAGTTAACTTCCTTGACAATCTCTGATTGTGGCTTCTCTGGGGCAATACCATCTTCGATCGGCAATCTCACTAAACTAAGAAGCTTGGACATCCGTTGGAGTGGTCTATCAGGTCAAATAGCAACAGATATTGGACATCTCAGCCAGATCATTTTATTAACCTTGACGGGCTGCAGGTTTTCTGGAAAAATACCAATTGCAGTTGCCAATTTGACTCAGTTGATATATGTGGATCTGTCGAAGAATGACTTTAGAG GAGAGATTCCAACATCTCTATTCGCTTCTCCAGCAATGTTGTCGTTGGATCTTGCATCAAACCAACTTTCTGGACCGATAAAAGAATTTGGGGGACTAAAAGATCTAGTGTCACTGGATCTTAGCTCAAACAACTTAACAAGTTTAGTACATCTGAGTTCCCTTTGGAAATTAAGAAAGCTTGTTCACTTGGTTCTATCAAACAACAGGTTGTCTGTTTTGGATGGAGAAGGCAGTAAACCCATGGTACCATTACTTCCTAAACTAGTGATACTAGGGCTTGCGTCTTGCAACATGACAAGAATTCCTAGATTGTTGATGCATGTAAATCATATCAAAATGTTAGACCTTTCGAGCAACAATATACATGGGACTATACCCAAATGGATATGGCAAAGATGGGATGACAGTCTTACAAGTTTAAATCTTTCACACAACATATTTACATATATGCAACTCACTTCATATGTTCTCCCATACAATCATTTGGTATCTCTTGATCTAAGTTCCAATAGGCTTCAAGGCCAGATACCAATGCCAAACCTGTTGACAACAACTAACTTTTACCCTCAATTCTTGGATTATTCAAATAACAGATTCTCTTCTGTTATGTCTAACTTCACCGCTTATCTTCGCCGAACTGGCTATCTCAAATTGTCACGAAATGACATAAGTGGGCATATACCCCATTCAGTTTGTGACTTAAGCAACCTTGAAGTCCTTGACCTTTCATATAACAACTTCAGTGGCATAATACCATCTTGTCTGGTAAAAGAGAGCAATTTGTGTGTATTAAATTTGAGGGAAAATCACCTAGAGGGAACATTGCCTTACCATGTTAGTAAGCACTGTAATCTGAAGACAATAGATTTACATGGCAATAAAATTCAAGGGCAACTGCCTAGGTCTCTTTCCAACTGCGCTGCGTTGGAGGTTCTAGACATTGGAAACAATCATATGGTTGATACTTTCCCATCTTGGTTGGGTAGGCTCTCTGATCTTCGTATCATCGTTCTGGGATCCAACCTGTTCTATGGCTCGCTTACTTATCCTACCAGAGATAGAAAATCCAGGGAATACTTCCCAAAGTTACAAATAATTGATATAGCTTCAAATAATTTCTCTGGCAATTTGGATCCACAATGGTTTGAGAGGTTCGCATCTATGATGGCAAAATTCAATGACACGGGACATATCTTAAGGCATCGGACATATTACAGAGACTACCATAATACTGTTGCAATCACATACAAAGGGCAATATGCGACTTTTGAAGAAGTCTTCACTACCTTAACCGCAATTGACTTCTCAAATAATGCATTGGAGGGTGACATTCCCGAATCAGTTGGAAGTCTAGTTTCACTACATATATTGAACATGTCACATAATGCATTTACAGGAAGAATTCCACCACAAATTGGTGAGATGCGTCAATTGGAATCACTAGACCTATCATGGAACAGGCTTTCTGGGAACATTCCACAAGAGCTAACAAATTTAACATTTCTTGGCACCCTAAACTTGTGTGGAAATAGGCTGGATGGAAGGATACCACAGTCACGTCAATTTGCAACATTTGAGAACACTTCATATGAAGGGAATGCAGGGCTGTGTGGACCACCTTTGTCCAAACCATGTGGCAATTCAAGTAACCCAAATGAGGCACAAGTAAGCATATCCAAAGATCATGTTGACATTATTTTGTTTCTCTTTGTTGGAGTGGGCTTTGGCGTTGGATTCACAGCAGGTATTCTGCTGAAATGGGGTAAAATCGGCAAATGGTTCCGAATTGTGTGA